Proteins encoded in a region of the Acomys russatus chromosome 14, mAcoRus1.1, whole genome shotgun sequence genome:
- the Jrkl gene encoding jerky protein homolog-like translates to MSGKRKRVVLTIKDKLDIIKKLEDGGSSKQLAVIYGIGETTVRDIRKNKEKIITYASSSDSTSLLAKRKSMKPSMYEELDRAMLEWFNQQRAKGNPISGPICAKRAEFFFYALGMDGDFNPSAGWLTRFKQRHSIREINIRNERLNGDETVVEDFCNSFRDFIEQENLQPEQIYNADETGLFWKCLPSRTAVIKGKCTVPGHNSVEERVTVMCCTNATGLHKLKLCVVGKARKPRSFKSTDTLNLPVSYFSQKGAWMDLSIFRQWFDKIFVPQVREYLRSKGLQEKAVLLLDNSPTHPNENVLRSDDGQIFAKYLPPNVASSIQPLGQGVIATMKRNYRARLLQNNLEEGNDLKSFWKKLTLLDALYEIAMAWNLVKPVTITRAWKQILPAIEEKEGLDFEEEDISGATVATILQHTKGLENVTPENMEKWLEIDSTEPGYEVLTDSEIIRRAQGQTDESSENDEEGIELIPEKHINHTNALQWTENLLDYLEQQGDMILPDRLVIRKLRATIRNKQKMTNSSQ, encoded by the coding sequence ATGTCAGGGAAGCGGAAGCGTGTGGTACTGACTATTAAAGATAAACTTGATATAATAAAGAAACTCGAAGATGGAGGCTCTTCCAAGCAATTGGCGGTGATTTATGGAATTGGTGAAACAACAGTTAGggatataagaaaaaataaggaaaagattaTTACCTACGCAAGCAGCTCTGATTCCACAAGTCTTCTGGCCAAGAGAAAATCTATGAAGCCATCCATGTATGAGGAACTAGACAGAGCAATGTTAGAATGGTTCAACCAGCAGCGAGCTAAAGGGAATCCCATCTCTGGACCAATTTGTGCCAAACGGGCAGAGTTCTTTTTCTACGCATTGGGAATGGATGGTGATTTTAACCCTTCTGCTGGTTGGTTAACCCGCTTTAAGCAGCGGCACAGCATTAGAGAGATTAACATTAGAAATGAAAGATTAAATGGAGATGAGACTGTTGTGGAAGATTTTTGTAACAGCTTTAGAGATTTTATCGAACAGGAGAATTTGCAGCCAGAACAAATCTACAATGCTGATGAGACTGGACTCTTTTGGAAATGCCTACCTTCCAGGACTGCAGTAATTAAAGGTAAATGTACTGTTCCTGGGCACAACTCAGTTGAAGAAAGAGTCACTGTTATGTGTTGCACCAATGCAACAGGCTTACACAAACTTAAACTTTGTGTTGTGGGCAAAGCAAGGAAACCTCGTTCCTTCAAATCGACGGATACCTTAAACCTGCCTGTGTCTTATTTCAGCCAGAAAGGTGCGTGGATGGATCTCTCCATTTTCAGACAATGGTTCGATAAGATTTTTGTGCCTCAGGTTCGAGAGTACTTAAGATCCAAAGGCTTGCAGGAAAAAGCTGTGCTCTTGCTGGATAATTCCCCAACACATCCAAATGAAAATGTCCTGAGGTCAGATGATGgccaaatatttgctaaatatttACCACCTAATGTAGCTTCATCGATTCAGCCCTTGGGTCAGGGAGTCATAGCAACCATGAAAAGAAACTATCGTGCACGCCTTCTCCAGAACAATTTGGAAGAAGGTAATGACCTGAAATCATTCTGGAAGAAGCTGACTCTGTTGGATGCACTTTATGAAATAGCAATGGCATGGAACTTAGTAAAGCCAGTTACCATTACCAGAGCTTGGAAACAGATTCTTCCTGccatagaggaaaaagaagggttGGACTTTGAAGAAGAAGATATTTCTGGTGCTACTGTGGCCACCATTTTACAGCATACCAAAGGACTGGAAAACGTGACTCCTGAAAATATGGAGAAGTGGCTTGAGATTGACAGTACTGAGCCAGGTTATGAAGTGTTAACTGACAGTGAAATCATCAGAAGAGCCCAAGGCCAGACAGATGAATCCAGTGAAAATGATGAGGAAGGAATTGAACTGATTCCAGAGAAACATATAAATCACACAAATGCTCTCCAATGGACTGAGAATTTATTAGATTATCTAGAACAACAAGGTGATATGATTCTACCTGACAGACTGGTAATACGTAAACTTAGAGCTACCATCAGAAATAAGCAGAAGATGACAAACTCAAGTCAATAA